gtgtgtttttttgtttgtttgtttttttccgttttttagGACGATCCTGCTATTCTGCAAAGCGCTTCATGCTGAGTGGGGATCAAAACATTGTACAGGACACATCCCCTCATTCATGTCTGTCCTGTGCCTGATGTTTGGGAGCTACTATTGCCTAAACATACACTATCCATCATGCCTGGCATCAACCCAGGAGTTTCTGCAGCAGtgagtttttttggggggcttTGATTAATACCAGTGAAATTTACAAGTTGTTCTGTGCAAGCggtgcagccttgtatgggaaaggcatattggagctcccagtaactagtctaacagaggagtttaagtgtgctaaggctagactggagatgactcttactcagtcaaaagatccagtagtcaggCGGACAGCCCCCGCGGtcaaaacagggaggaagtggaacccaAGAGATGCAGTTCAGGaagcacaggctgccctcaggctcagggatatcatggggcatgtgcagcaagggcgtggtggcctgggactgtgtgcagggaaacctctgtggagcaaagCGTCTGCggcggaaaagaggaagatggtagtggaggaaaCTGTAGGCAAGAGGAAGTAATGAGGTGCCCCGaaggcagtgtcgcaggctaagcaaggacagtcggtgaactgggagagtgtagagaaaaggaaggtgtcgtggagagagctgtggagcatggaggttagtaggattagatttatgataggggcaATTTATGTGCTGCtatctccccagaacctaaaccagtggctaggggaggatgctgcctgcccactttgttcttgtgcatgtacgctcagccacattttgtcaGGTTGTAGGGTTAGTCCCTCCCAAGGTAGATACACCTGGCGCCACAACCacgttctgaaatgcttagcagctgcaattgaggaaaaacggattaaagcaaattcctcagctgctagaaaggagaataagcatattatgtttgtttaggagggagataaggccagatcAGGGAGGCGCAGGCATAATGTagggcagctaagtgtgggcggagcctgggagTTGAGGACCGAACTAGATGGTGCCTTGAGTGTCCCACAACAGATAGCTGTGACCCTTAAAAGACCGGACGTGCTTTTGTgatctgagaaagaaaggatagtgtattttgtggagttaactgtcccgtgggaagacagagttgaagaggtGAACGAGCGCAAGAGAGACTTGCCCAGTGGAGGTcggctgccgtggatttgttgtGAAATCtgccattgctctcctgtgtgagttgggcattcGCGGAAAACAACAGAGGGTTGCCGTAAAAAcatatgtccctggcagcggagcgAGCGAGTCAGTGGCTGTGGCTACGGAGGAAgcacgctagctggggagcatgctaaaggtaaggctagctatgtGCTAACattaggtagcagttgtagttagtccaaaaaagcgttgaataaggtcagctggacttgtagaatttcttgaagacgtttcgccactcatccaagtagcttcttcagttctgataaactagtgggaaattgaggtttaaataggaaaaactctgtgggtaacacccaccaggaacttgcttgacgagaaactggggtcactaattaccataatggctgatacttacctgtccttgaatggggggaactgtgtgcctaggctaacttatcctatgcatagagctctaacgaggccattgtccatgggaacctggaggctcaatgtgtgaatggttgtagTTAGATTAATCGCATCTGTCAGTTGAAAGGCACATGATGGCGTGGtgaagccttcttgaggtgtcgtgggtctaacttaacgaaacatcagtgaagggaggtgcccacttgaaaaccccaatgatgtgcggcacactgcctactgttgctagttaggctcgtttcctgatgttttcttgtgtgtaacttctggTCTtcgcagaggggaggaatgttgtttAAAGCATAGTTgaatgtcccatcatttcttacttacTATTAGCggttaggctaattagctgaTGCTTTCGAGTGTTTCgtttccgtggctaggctaattgtatctcgtttctgacataggcagaaggatgagatgtcctggtctgagtgtagttgcattgccatctctattacctactgctggtgtctaggctaattagctggtgtttttttttttttttttatttccgtggctaggctaattgtatatCGTTTCTGACATAATTAGTagctgctggttggttgtccagttggacccgGCTTCTaagggagttttgccttagatcatggcacaagggattgtaacatctcgtcctgtgtgtTAATGAATATGAAAAGTTGTTTACATATCAATTGTATTTTTAGAGAATTACTCCACAGCTGccagtttttttctgtaaaataaaccgattttttttttttttttttttaatttagcagcagctgtgggttaaacaaacaaaaccacttCCCAATAATGTTTAGTTCTCCCTTGTGTTGACTCATCAGAGTCCTTCTGAGGGcatcctgtggtgtgtggctCTAACAACACAACGTTGTAAGTTTAGTAAACTTACTGACaatgttgaaaacaaagctgacgcTCAGCTTTGAGATGAAGCTTCTGAAGCATCCTGAGTCAGACTGCTGGACTTAAGAATGTAAAGTAATGTGGATGTTTACAGGTTCAGAAGTCGGTGACAATCAGACTTTTCATGGCTCTAAGAGTGAAGGGAGTGCAGAGTGAAAGTTCCTTAGAGCGGCTCGGCAGCCAAGCAGAAAGGCAGGTGGAAGCCTGATCGGCCACCTGGTGTGCCTCCCAGAACTGGTACTCTGCATTAGAAACCAAAAGGCACCTAAACGATTCAGCGGACAAGTGTTGGGACACGATGGTCACGActcctttatttttgtttttattagttgaAATTTCTTAACAATGGCAGCGACAACATTGTTCGCTTTCGTGACTGTTGCATCGTTGATCGGTGAGTTTATATCGAGTATGACATGACTCCTCAGTGTCattattacttagacatgctaattattatcgttattaattattatcacttttaatcattattattattattattattataaatggtAATTGTGCTCATCATTATTATTGCTGTGGGTCGCGACTACGCTTTCAATAACTTTTCTTAGTAAACTTTGGACGTGATGAAAGTGGCTACTAGTCAAATAGCTTTATAGCTTAGAGTTGTTCTTATAGTATTTAGTCTTTGTGTTGCATGGACCGATTATGATGTGTGCACACTCGCACACTTGCGGTTCTTTAGATGAATTAGAATTAGATTAAGTCAAACAACCGccccgacacacacaccacgATGCAAGATATAAAACAGGATGAACCATCTGTCCCTTCTGTTGTAAGTGAAGATCTTTACTTCACCTTCAGTTGATGGAACAGTTTGATTATTTACTGAATATAATGAATTTCTTTTGTTATTGATTCAGCTTTGTAACAGAGGAAGGTTTTacaccatcctcatcctcaggtTGACATGAACTgatcaaactgtattttttttttctgattagtTTCCCCAGAAAAACGTCCCATCATCAACCAGACTCAGCTGATTAAAGTACCAGAAGGATCTAATTTGACTCTACAGTGTCAAATTGATCCAGAGATCAACCTAACAAACTACACCTTGAACTGGAGGAGACACCAAATGCGCAAGACCATCTTAATCAAAATTGGGCCTGGAGTGCATCAAAATGTTTGACTGTAACCGGAACACACACTAGCATACAGGCTACTGATTAACTAAAAAGAGCCCAAACCGATTTCTCAAaattattgaggaaataaaatgaactaaatagatgacaaagaaaacatttctgaccttttattattattttttttaaaaatagcactCTCATGTCTCAAggtctgaaatattaaattacaagCAAACCTGCAGAACACTGCAACACTGGCAGTAACAAAACAGTGCTTACTgcatagattaaaaaagtggCTAATAACGGCCAGCGTTATCTCACGTATCATGTTATGGCAGGAACAAGCACTAGTAACCATAGATATAATaaagttgttgttgctgttttatttttttgacgaTCTTTGTCAGGTCTTTGTCAACTTTTCTGTGCCATGAGAGTTTGAGTCAATGATTTGAATATGAATTGCTAGTGTAGGCGTTGTACTTCCTCTTTGCGTTGTGTAAATGAACAGACGAAGATCCCTGTTACGGCAGATGTTTTTTCATCGTCCATGTTGCTGATGAAACTTTTGCTTTGACAGTGTCGTGCAGCGGTGGGAGGAGTCTCCCTGAACTTccattctgattggctgccgagccgcttcagaaaaaaaaaaacacctgagcGACCGAGCGGACAGGTGGGACCTAGTTGGGACACCGTCATCACGACTTCtttagttttaattattattattattattattttttattagttaacattattttaacaatggCAGTAACAACATTGTTCGCCTTCGTGACTGTTGCATCGTTGATCGGtgagtttatatgtttatatgaaatGACTCCTCAGTGTGATTATAGACACGctcattattgtcattatttttttaatcattattaattattattatgaatagtaattattattattgctgtgcttAGTGAACTTTCAACGCGTTGAACCTGGCTACTAGCCAAGTAGCCTAGTGTAGCTTTGTAGCTTCGAGTTGCTCTTATAGTTTTTAGTCTTTGTGTTGCATGGACACCGATGCGTGCACCGATGTGTGCAATAAATCCTTTACTAATCCTAGATACTAGTTAGAAAGGTTATGATTTAATCTAAACAAACTACGGGTGGAAGTCCGACATCCATCAGGGCGGATGCATCCATCAGGGCGGATATCGGACTACAACGCGTCCATGTGCTTCATACCGTCAGACAGGTACAGGTCCTCCCCCATGCATTGCAGTACACCTGACAAAgatagccaaaaaaaaaacagagctctCACTCGTGAGCCAAtgaagttaaaacaaacatcagaacAGTTGTTCGTAACATACTACTTTAAGATCGAAAATCGGCATTTTCAGAGGCGGGTCGACTGGCCTTTGGTGATTTCACATCGGCATTACggcagatatttttttcaaattcgtGCCCGGCTGTCGCTGACTGAAATTGCGGTGTGCGTAGTGTGTGCAAGACATAAAACAGGACGAACCATCTGTTCCTTCTGTTGTAAGAGAGGATCTTTGAGGAGGTAGTTATTGAGACTTCACATTTAGTGAATGGACTAAACACAAACGAGTTGTGTAAAATGTTCATACATTTCAAAACATCATGGAGatgtaatgttcattttcagtcattGCGTGTCAtcaatgattattattattattatatgacaGTTTGATTATTTGCTGAATATGATgaatttcttttgttcttgATGCAGCTTTGTGACAGAGGAAGGTTTTacaccatcctcatcctcaggtTGACATGAACTgatcaaacagtttttttgtttgtttgtttgtttgtttgttttgttttgtttttttgttttttttctttggttagTTTCCCCAGAAAAACGTCCCATCATCAACCAGACTCAGCTGATTAAAGTACCAGAAGGATCTAATTTGACTCTACAGTGTCAAACTGATCCAGAGATCAACCTAACAAACTTCACCTTGGACTGGAAGAGAGTGGACATCCCACATGTCTCAGACCGCTTTGTTTACTCCCGTCAACGTGGGACAGATCATCCTGTGGAACAGATGCAGCGAtacaagaacagagcagagctgattgAAGAGGACCTGACCAGAGGACGGATGACTCTACTGATCCCCACAGTCCAGCAGTCTGACTCAGGACTGTACAGATGCTTCATCCCAAAGCTGAGGGTCAGCTTCTTTTTCAACATTGTTGGTAAGTTTACTGAACTCAcaacgttgtgttgttggtgccacacaccacaggaccccctcagaagacccatgtccttctctgatgagacaccacAAGGGAcaactacacagtattagaaaggtggtcataatgatgtggctgatctgtgtaggTGGATAAAACTGCAAGTTaataattaagttttattttatctgtaactgtgacagtgacaaagagagaggatgtcGCCATGACGACGTCTCCAGGATACAGAGTCGTGAACCCCACTGTGTCTggtaggtctttatttatttc
The nucleotide sequence above comes from Mugil cephalus isolate CIBA_MC_2020 chromosome 2, CIBA_Mcephalus_1.1, whole genome shotgun sequence. Encoded proteins:
- the LOC125003725 gene encoding butyrophilin subfamily 2 member A1-like isoform X2, producing the protein MAVTTLFAFVTVASLIVSPEKRPIINQTQLIKVPEGSNLTLQCQTDPEINLTNFTLDWKRVDIPHVSDRFVYSRQRGTDHPVEQMQRYKNRAELIEEDLTRGRMTLLIPTVQQSDSGLYRCFIPKLRVSFFFNIVVTKREDVAMTTSPGYRVVNPTVSGPVEKRNHWIILGVCICFLPVLGFIVGVLVKNRGIRI
- the LOC125003725 gene encoding butyrophilin subfamily 2 member A1-like isoform X1, with the translated sequence MAVTTLFAFVTVASLIVSPEKRPIINQTQLIKVPEGSNLTLQCQTDPEINLTNFTLDWKRVDIPHVSDRFVYSRQRGTDHPVEQMQRYKNRAELIEEDLTRGRMTLLIPTVQQSDSGLYRCFIPKLRVSFFFNIVVTKREDVAMTTSPGYRVVNPTVSGPVEKRNHWIILGVCICFLVLGFIILVKNRRISELQTFTF